Proteins encoded in a region of the Aerosakkonema funiforme FACHB-1375 genome:
- a CDS encoding CO2 hydration protein, whose amino-acid sequence MVQTPIKPETKLPPSNHEFAQVIHRLEAGGAMLPDTPENLMQIIGLYKAYAVPMDFYWRDLLYIAERVFLDPFPFFKYFLPKEYLDLHNHYAGDDADLRIWRGQATAHPELLAFMEKGETFKMPKLFHHLWHDRINMEFAEACMQAMFWHRGMGGKFDPYLDTEEYRANADKAIKAYFKYNPVMLGLYKLFPDMFIEQVKQLSYYSNLGLFWEVMAPVFFEMSDRYDEGNIKSVPDAMNFLVNGIFAIAGRPIYHHVYIRGEMYEIIPKSKGFMWLYEAALPYVEAVFYRTAPFRGTKSYNAQAKQVPEDQKDFHYGILYADVFPVGTAGIPPTLLMQDMLHFLPPYLVDYYSKHCRGEDDMLIQLGISFQRSMYCVTSAVIQALRTALLYPLDDPNPKHLQANRAFFEAQIDRFKRPEARLRDIQSQDYR is encoded by the coding sequence ATGGTACAAACTCCCATCAAGCCAGAAACTAAATTACCACCTTCCAATCATGAATTTGCTCAAGTGATTCATCGCTTAGAAGCTGGTGGCGCAATGCTACCGGATACACCGGAAAATTTGATGCAAATTATCGGACTGTACAAAGCTTATGCAGTACCGATGGATTTCTACTGGCGGGATCTGCTATACATTGCCGAACGTGTATTTTTAGACCCCTTTCCTTTCTTTAAATACTTCTTGCCAAAAGAGTACTTAGATTTACACAATCATTATGCTGGAGATGATGCCGATTTGCGGATATGGCGCGGACAAGCAACTGCCCATCCGGAACTTTTGGCGTTTATGGAGAAGGGAGAAACCTTCAAAATGCCTAAGTTGTTTCATCACTTGTGGCATGACAGAATTAATATGGAGTTTGCGGAAGCCTGTATGCAGGCTATGTTTTGGCATAGAGGGATGGGTGGCAAATTTGACCCATATTTGGATACCGAGGAATATAGAGCTAACGCGGATAAGGCAATTAAAGCTTACTTTAAATACAACCCAGTCATGTTGGGATTGTATAAGCTTTTCCCAGATATGTTTATAGAACAGGTGAAGCAATTATCGTATTACAGTAACCTGGGTTTATTCTGGGAAGTGATGGCTCCGGTATTTTTTGAAATGAGCGATCGCTACGACGAAGGAAATATTAAAAGCGTTCCCGATGCGATGAATTTTCTCGTAAATGGAATATTTGCGATCGCGGGTCGTCCCATCTATCATCACGTCTACATTCGCGGCGAAATGTACGAAATCATCCCCAAATCAAAAGGGTTCATGTGGTTATACGAAGCTGCATTACCTTATGTAGAAGCTGTGTTTTATCGCACTGCTCCTTTCCGGGGTACAAAGTCTTACAACGCCCAAGCTAAACAAGTGCCTGAAGATCAGAAAGATTTCCACTACGGTATCCTTTATGCTGATGTTTTCCCGGTGGGTACTGCTGGTATTCCACCTACATTGTTGATGCAAGATATGCTGCATTTCCTACCCCCATATCTAGTGGATTACTATAGCAAACATTGCCGAGGCGAGGATGATATGTTAATCCAACTCGGTATTAGTTTTCAGCGCTCGATGTATTGCGTTACTTCTGCTGTAATTCAAGCTTTGCGAACTGCACTTTTGTATCCTTTAGACGATCCGAATCCAAAACATTTGCAAGCGAATCGAGCTTTTTTTGAAGCCCAAATAGACAGATTTAAGCGTCCGGAAGCTCGTTTGCGCGATATTCAGAGTCAGGATTATAGATAG
- a CDS encoding fasciclin domain-containing protein — MPDIVDIAVGAGSFTTLVTAVQAAGLVDTLKSPGPFTVFAPNDDAFAKLPPGTIQTLVQNIPQLARILTYHVVSGKLMKADLAKLGSVISVEGSPIKIDCSNGFEVKNATVLAPDIEADNGVIHVIDTVILMG, encoded by the coding sequence ATGCCTGATATTGTTGATATTGCAGTTGGTGCGGGTTCTTTTACAACTTTGGTCACTGCTGTCCAAGCCGCTGGTTTAGTCGATACTCTCAAAAGTCCTGGCCCTTTTACTGTATTTGCGCCCAATGACGATGCTTTTGCCAAGCTGCCACCCGGAACTATACAAACTCTGGTACAAAATATTCCGCAACTCGCCAGGATTCTAACATATCATGTCGTTTCCGGTAAGTTGATGAAGGCTGATTTGGCAAAACTCGGTTCGGTTATCTCAGTTGAAGGTTCGCCCATCAAGATAGATTGCTCTAACGGTTTTGAAGTAAAAAATGCCACGGTTTTAGCGCCAGATATCGAAGCAGATAACGGTGTAATCCATGTGATTGACACGGTAATTCTGATGGGGTAG